One part of the Ochotona princeps isolate mOchPri1 chromosome 3, mOchPri1.hap1, whole genome shotgun sequence genome encodes these proteins:
- the TIGIT gene encoding T-cell immunoreceptor with Ig and ITIM domains isoform X1, with amino-acid sequence MRWCFLLIWAQGLRQAPLLTSGMIVTAGNLSAEEGGSAILQCHLSSITAEVTQVNWEQQDQLVAIRHADFGWHVSSAFRERVVPGPNLGLTLLSLTANDTGEYFCIYHTYPHGIYKGRIFLEVRGSSVAEQSIGFQIPLLAALATLLVVLCVAVVGVVALAGKVMALAGLGTPSPHQHSQPQVFQACFLSRERPRCVLLHGSLCLFWGIWLALQCSVLCFSSSLTQAVTPRRLDLCPLHLAVTYSSHILPVP; translated from the exons GCATGATAGTCACAGCGGGCAACCTTTCTGCAGAGGAAGGTGGCTCTGCCATCTTACAATGTCACCTTTCTTCCATCACGGCCGAAGTGACGCAGGTCAACTGGGAGCAGCAGGACCAACTTGTGGCCATTCGTCATGCTGATTTTGGTTGGCATGTTTCTTCAGCCTTCAGGGAACGGGTGGTGCCAGGCCCCAACTTGGGCCTTACCCTGCTGTCACTGACTGCAAACGACACAGGGGAGTACTTCTGCATCTACCATACCTACCCCCATGGCATTTACAAGGGAAGGATCTTTCTGGAAGTCCGAGGAAGCTCAG TGGCTGAGCAGAGCATCGGATTCCAGATTCCACTGCTGGCAGCCTTGGCTACATTGCTGGTGGTCTTGTGCGTGGCAGTCGTCGGGGTGGTCGCATTGGCTGGAAAGGTAATGGCTCTGGCTGGCCTGGGCACTCCCAGTCCCCATCAGCACTCACAGCCTCAGGTCTTCCAGGCCTGCTTTCTGTCCAGGGAGAGACCCAGATGCGTGCTTCTTCACGGATCTTTGTGTCTTTTCTGGGGTATTTGGCTTGCCCTTCAGTGCAGTGTTTTATGTTTTTCCTCATCGCTCACCCAGGCTGTGACTCCCAGAAGGTTGGACCTGTGTCCTCTTCATCTTGCTGTCACTTACAGTTCCCACATTCTGCCCGTCCCCTAA